In Aspergillus oryzae RIB40 DNA, chromosome 6, one genomic interval encodes:
- a CDS encoding phosphotransferase family protein (predicted protein), whose product MHTADTVEAVKAPAIQVVEERKPDPDRAILESLRHTVYACSSVQRIHGGFLNATYRGSLIKPLQNGMRTVIIKHSEEKDSKAPQLTLSLTRCLTEQAILRGLGSTPSQQVQHKQITIQVPQLYQYLPDEHTQIFEDFSKNGTLHEFLTVGAGERIIASTAVALGEALGSWLSRFHAWSKTQVDTDLWSTVEQNSNGFDKNLRDFRINKLLAIQAQCKSEQLGHYAALMHSREFGRKDTIVHGDFSTRNILIQNPSSIDKEKNTSLAVIDWEACCLGDYTRDLAEIVADLYMQTILYGSQIAHSLIQGFISAYPPLDEEAAYRTVAQIGENFFYWNT is encoded by the exons ATGCACACCGCAGACACTGTAGAAGCTGTCAAGGCCCCGGCCATCCAAGTGGTAGAAGAACGAAAACCTGATCCAGATCGTGCCATTCTCGAATCGCTTCGTCACACGGTATATGCCTGCTCCTCGGTCCAGCGAATACACGGGGGATTTTTGAATGCGACATACCGAGGATCCCTAATCAAACCACTGCAGAATGGGATGCGCACTGTAATCATCAAGCATAGCGAAGAGAAGGACAGCAAAGCCCCGCAATTGACGTTATCCCTAACTCGATGC cTTACGGAACAGGCCATTCTCAGAGGACTCGGGAGTACCCCATCTCAACAAGTGCAGCATAAGCAGATAACGATCCAAGTTCCCCAActatatcaatatcttcctgaCGAGCATACGCAAATCTTCGAAGACTTTTCCAAAAATGGCACACTGCATGAGTTCCTGACAGTGGGTGCTGGAGAGCGCATCATTGCATCGACCGCCGTGGCCCTGGGTGAGGCCCTGGGGAGCTGGCTGTCCCGCTTCCACGCCTGGTCGAAGACCCAGGTGGATACAGATTTGTGGAGCACCGTTGAACAGAACAGCAATGGTTTCGACAAAAATCTAAGAGACTTCCGAATTAATAAGCTTCTGGCAATCCAAGCGCAGTGCAAGTCGGAGCAACTAGGACACTACGCGGCGCTGATGCACTCACGAGAGTTTGGACGGAAGGACACGATAGTTCATGGTGACTTTTCAACCAGAAA CATCCTGATTCAAAACCCATCGTCCattgacaaggagaaaaacaCGTCCCTGGCAGTCATCGACTGGGAGGCATGCTGCTTGGGAGACTACACACGAGACCTGGCCGAAATAGTAGCTGACCTGTATATGCAAACCATTTTATATGGCTCCCAGATTGCACATTCGTTGATCCAGGGCTTCATCAGTGCC